Proteins encoded within one genomic window of Rhododendron vialii isolate Sample 1 chromosome 1a, ASM3025357v1:
- the LOC131318575 gene encoding mediator of RNA polymerase II transcription subunit 33A isoform X2, which translates to MDVDGHDIFDDKRMEHHEGMHKTNTVMAVEIIGEFFRDKVTSRILYLARRNMSSHWGCFIQHVQLLAANSSALRNSKHISPDALLQLTSDKRRVLSRECKTSSQKQFHAVIAGSLLSSAGQCHGTSQSALWLPFDLFLEDSMDGSQVTATGAVEILTGLAKALQAVNQTSWQDAFIGLWISVLRLVQRERDPSEDPVPRLDTCLCILLSVIPLVILNIIEEEETALINEAEVRVTSQRKKNLSGRCRRDLVSSLQQLDDYESLLTPPLPVIPVANQAAAKAMMFLSGVAVGSGYLDGASFNDMPGNCTGNLRHLIVEACIARGLLDTSAYLWPGYVKGRCNQVPRSVSGHMPGWSSLLKGSPLTPVMVNALVSTPASSLAEIEKIYEIAVGGSDDEKLSAATILCGASLIRGWNIQEHTVLLITKLLSLIVPADYSGVESHLRAYALFLDVLLVGISSSDCIQIFNLHGMVPQLAGKLMPICEVFGSCSPKASWTLPTGEEISSHVVFSNAFTLLLKLWRFDRPPLEHVTGDVAPMGSKLTPEYLLLVRNSQLASYATTPKDQLKSKRLSKFASPSPSEPIYMESFPKLKRWYRQHQECITSTLPCLVHGSSVHQIVDGLLNMMFRKVNRGGQPQTSTTSGSSNSSGSALEDASRQLKLPAWDLMEAVPFVLDAALSACAHGRLSPRELATGLKDLADFLPASMATIVSYFSAEVTRGIWKPASMNGTDWPSPGANLAIVEQQIKKILAGIGVDVPSLVAGGSSQATLPLPLAALISLTITYKLDRASERLLFLIGPALDNLAAGCPWPCLPIIASLWAQKVKRWSDFLIFSASRTVFHHNSDAVDQLLRQCFSCTLGLTPTLTSSNGAVGALLGHGFGFHFSGGISPVAPGILYLRVHRAVRNIMFMSEEIVFLLMRSVKDIASFGCRDKMGPSKRTKNGMRYGQVSLATAMTRVKLAATLGASLVWITGGLNLVQALIKETLPSWFISVHKSDPDGTESGGMVPMLSGCALAYFAVLSGTFAWGVDSSSPSSKRRRNVLGAHLEFLASALDGKISLGCDCVTWRAYVSGFVSLMVGCTPMWMLEVDVSVLKRLSKGLCLWNEEELALALLGISGVGTMGAAAELIIESESF; encoded by the exons ATGGATGTAGATGGTCATGATATCTTTGATGACAAGAGAATGGAACATCACGAGGGAATGCACAAAACAAATACTGTCATGGCTGTTGAGATAATTGGAGAATTTTTCAGAGATAAAGTGACTTCAAGGATTCTTTACTTGGCACGACGAAACAT GTCCTCACACTGGGGATGTTTCATTCAGCACGTGCAACTGCTTGCTGCAAACTCATCAGCATTGAGAAATTCAAAACATATTTCTCCTGATGCTCTTCTGCAGTTAACATCAGATAAACGCAGAGTCTTGTCCCGTGAATGCAAAACAAGTTCCCAGAAACAGTTTCATGCAGTGATAGCTGGGTCACTTTTATCTTCTGCTGGTCAATGCCATGGAACTAGTCAATCTGCACTTTGGCTGCCTTTTGACCTGTTTCTGGAAGACAGTATGGATGGATCACAAGTGACGGCTACAGGTGCCGTTGAAATTCTCACTG GTTTAGCAAAGGCTCTTCAAGCTGTGAATCAAACTTCTTGGCAGGATGCATTTATTGGCCTATGGATTTCGGTTCTACGGCTCGTTCAAAGG GAAAGGGATCCCAGTGAAGATCCTGTGCCTCGTCTAGATACGTGCTTGTGCATATTATTGTCGGTCATACCGCTtgtaattttgaatattattgaggAGGAGGAGACTGCCCTGATAAATGAAGCTGAGGTCAGAGTCACCAgtcaaaggaaaaagaatctCTCAGGAAGGTGTCGCAGGGATTTAGTTTCTAGCCTGCAGCAATTGGATGATTATGAAAGCTTGTTGACTCCACCCTTGCCTGTAATTCCAGTAGCCAATCAGGCTGCTGCCAAAGCAATGATGTTTCTTTCTGGTGTAGCAGTCGGGAGTGGATACCTCGATGGTGCGAGTTTTAATGACATGCCAGGAAATTGTA CTGGAAACTTGAGGCATCTAATTGTCGAGGCTTGTATTGCTCGAGGTCTTTTGGACACATCAGCATATTTATGGCCTGGTTATGTAAAAGGTCGCTGCAACCAAGTACCTCGAAGCGTTTCTGGTCACATGCCTGGTTGGTCATCATTGCTGAAGGGGTCCCCTCTAACACCTGTGATGGTGAATGCCTTGGTTTCAACTCCAGCGTCAAG CTTAGCAGAGATAGAGAAAATATATGAGATCGCTGTTGGTGGTTCAGATGATGAGAAGTTATCTGCTGCAACAATCCTATGTGGGGCGTCTCTGATTCGTGGTTGGAACATACAG GAACATACTGTTCTTTTGATAACAAAGTTGCTATCACTCATAGTTCCTGCAGATTATTCTGGGGTTGAGAGCCATTTGAGAGCTTATGCTCTGTTTCTGGATGTTCTCCTTGTCGGGATATCATCTTCTGATTGTATTCAGATTTTTAATTTACATGGCATG GTTCCCCAACTTGCGGGCAAATTGATGCCCATCTGTGAGGTCTTCGGATCATGTTCGCCCAAGGCATCATGGACTCTTCCGACAGGGGAAGAAATATCTTCCCACGTTGTGTTCTCCAATGCATTTACTCTTCTGCTGAAACTATGGAGGTTTGATCGTCCTCCTCTAGAACACGTTACGGGAGATGTGGCTCCCATGGGATCCAAATTAACTCCAGAGTACCTGTTATTAGTTCGCAACTCCCAGCTAGCATCTTACGCAACCACACCTAAGGATCAACTTAAAAGCAAAAGGCTGTCAAAATTTGCAAGCCCATCTCCGTCAGAACCCATATATATGGAATCCTTTCCTAAATTGAAACGCTGGTACAGGCAGCATCAAGAATGCATAACTTCAACCCTCCCTTGTCTCGTACATGGGAGTTCTGTTCATCAGATTGTGGATGGGCTTTTGAACATGATGTTTAGAAAAGTGAATAGAGGTGGTCAACCTCAGACTTCTACAACTTCTGGTAGCAGTAATTCATCTGGGTCTGCGTTGGAAGATGCCTCTCGTCAACTAAAATTACCAGCTTGGGACCTTATGGAAGCTGTTCCCTTTGTGCTTGATGCTGCTTTGAGTGCGTGTGCCCATGGGAGGTTGTCTCCTCGCGAACTTGCGACAG GTCTCAAAGATCTTGCTGATTTTCTTCCTGCATCCATGGCTACCATTGTAAGTTACTTTTCTGCTGAAGTAACTCGGGGTATTTGGAAGCCTGCTTCAATGAATGGTACTGATTGGCCAAGCCCTGGAGCAAATTTAGCCATTGTCGAGCAACAGATTAAAAAAATCTTGGCTGGCATTGGTGTTGATGTTCCAAGTCTCGTTGCAG GAGGAAGCTCTCAAGCTACGCTGCCTTTACCCTTGGCTGCGCTTATAAGCCTAACAATAACCTACAAATTAGACAGGGCCAGCGAGCGATTACTATTTCTGATCGGCCCAGCTTTGGACAACCTTGCAGCTGGTTGCCCATGGCCATGTTTGCCGATTATAGCCTCCTTGTGGGCTCAGAAAGTAAAGCGTTGGAGCGACTTCCTTATTTTCTCAGCTTCCCGTACTGTCTTCCACCACAACAGCGATGCTGTAGATCAGCTCCTAAGACAATGCTTCTCTTGCACTCTGGGTCTAACCCCCACTCTCACCTCTAGCAATGGTGCTGTGGGTGCCCTTCTGGGCCATGGATTTGGTTTCCATTTCTCTGGCGGGATTTCTCCGGTGGCTCCTGGAATACTCTACTTACGAGTCCACCGGGCTGTCAGAAACATCATGTTCATGTCAGAGGAAATTGTTTTCCTCCTAATGCGCTCTGTTAAAGATATTGCAAGTTTCGGTTGTAGAGACAAAATGGGGCCCTCTAAGAGGACTAAGAATGGGATGAGGTATGGCCAGGTTTCTCTTGCTACGGCCATGACACGTGTCAAGCTCGCAGCAACCCTAGGAGCTTCTTTAGTTTGGATAACTGGAGGATTAAACTTGGTTCAAGCGTTAATTAAGGAAACTTTGCCTTCTTGGTTCATATCAGTTCACAAATCAGACCCTGATGGAACGGAATCCGGTGGGATGGTTCCTATGCTTAGTGGCTGTGCTCTTGCATACTTTGCAGTGCTTTCGGGTACATTTGCTTGGGGAGTGGACTCGTCATCGCCGTCATCTAAGAGGCGGAGGAATGTTCTTGGGGCCCACTTGGAATTCCTAGCGAGCGCGCTTGATGGGAAAATATCGCTGGGTTGTGACTGCGTGACATGGCGGGCTTATGTGTCGGGTTTTGTTAGCTTGATGGTCGGGTGTACGCCGATGTGGATGTTGGAAGTGGACGTGAGCGTATTGAAGAGACTGAGCAAGGGGTTGTGTTTGTGGAACGAGGAAGAATTGGCTCTGGCCCTTCTTGGCATTAGTGGGGTTGGTACAATGGGTGCAGCTGCTGAATTGATCATTGAAAGTgaatctttttga
- the LOC131318575 gene encoding mediator of RNA polymerase II transcription subunit 33A isoform X1 has translation MNDCKTDRPLTMAMTVHNQSVWDGVVELTKLAQDRGGDPMVWAIHLSSSLNSAGVRLPSTELAELLVSYICWENNVPIMWKFLEKALFMKMVPPVLVLALLSTRVIPSRRSQPAAYRLYMELLKRHAFSFASQIKYSNYEKTMHSIDDILHLSQIFSLQVYEPGVLVVEYVFSTVWQLLDASLEDEGLLELTPEKKSRWSTGTQDMDVDGHDIFDDKRMEHHEGMHKTNTVMAVEIIGEFFRDKVTSRILYLARRNMSSHWGCFIQHVQLLAANSSALRNSKHISPDALLQLTSDKRRVLSRECKTSSQKQFHAVIAGSLLSSAGQCHGTSQSALWLPFDLFLEDSMDGSQVTATGAVEILTGLAKALQAVNQTSWQDAFIGLWISVLRLVQRERDPSEDPVPRLDTCLCILLSVIPLVILNIIEEEETALINEAEVRVTSQRKKNLSGRCRRDLVSSLQQLDDYESLLTPPLPVIPVANQAAAKAMMFLSGVAVGSGYLDGASFNDMPGNCTGNLRHLIVEACIARGLLDTSAYLWPGYVKGRCNQVPRSVSGHMPGWSSLLKGSPLTPVMVNALVSTPASSLAEIEKIYEIAVGGSDDEKLSAATILCGASLIRGWNIQEHTVLLITKLLSLIVPADYSGVESHLRAYALFLDVLLVGISSSDCIQIFNLHGMVPQLAGKLMPICEVFGSCSPKASWTLPTGEEISSHVVFSNAFTLLLKLWRFDRPPLEHVTGDVAPMGSKLTPEYLLLVRNSQLASYATTPKDQLKSKRLSKFASPSPSEPIYMESFPKLKRWYRQHQECITSTLPCLVHGSSVHQIVDGLLNMMFRKVNRGGQPQTSTTSGSSNSSGSALEDASRQLKLPAWDLMEAVPFVLDAALSACAHGRLSPRELATGLKDLADFLPASMATIVSYFSAEVTRGIWKPASMNGTDWPSPGANLAIVEQQIKKILAGIGVDVPSLVAGGSSQATLPLPLAALISLTITYKLDRASERLLFLIGPALDNLAAGCPWPCLPIIASLWAQKVKRWSDFLIFSASRTVFHHNSDAVDQLLRQCFSCTLGLTPTLTSSNGAVGALLGHGFGFHFSGGISPVAPGILYLRVHRAVRNIMFMSEEIVFLLMRSVKDIASFGCRDKMGPSKRTKNGMRYGQVSLATAMTRVKLAATLGASLVWITGGLNLVQALIKETLPSWFISVHKSDPDGTESGGMVPMLSGCALAYFAVLSGTFAWGVDSSSPSSKRRRNVLGAHLEFLASALDGKISLGCDCVTWRAYVSGFVSLMVGCTPMWMLEVDVSVLKRLSKGLCLWNEEELALALLGISGVGTMGAAAELIIESESF, from the exons ATGAACGATTGCAAGACCGATCGGCCTTTGACCATGGCGATGACCGTACACAATCAGAGCGTATGGGACGGCGTCGTCGAACTGACCAAGTTGGCTCAGGACAGGGGCGGCGACCCCATGGTTTGGGCAATTCATCTCTCATCCAGCCTCAACTCCGCCGGAGTTCGGTTACCGTCGACGGAGCTCGCAGAGTTGCTGGTGTCTTACATATGCTGGGAGAATAACGTCCCGATAATGTGGAAGTTTCTCGAGAAGGCCTTGTTCATGAAGATGGTGCCGCCGGTGCTCGTTCTCGCTCTTCTTTCTACACG GGTCATTCCAAGTCGACGGTCCCAGCCTGCAGCTTACAGACTTTATATGGAGCTCCTTAAGAGACATGCCTTTTCATTTGCATCTCAAATTAAGTATTCAAATTATGAAAA GACCATGCATTCAATAGATGACATTCTTCATCTTTCCCAGATATTTTCCCTTCAGGTGTATGAACCTGGGGTGCTAGTAGTTGAATATGTCTTTTCAACTGTATGGCAGTTACTTGATGCATCACTAGAAGATGAAGGGTTGCTGGAACTTACACCGGAAAAGAAGTCTAGGTGGTCAACCGGGACGCAAGATATGGATGTAGATGGTCATGATATCTTTGATGACAAGAGAATGGAACATCACGAGGGAATGCACAAAACAAATACTGTCATGGCTGTTGAGATAATTGGAGAATTTTTCAGAGATAAAGTGACTTCAAGGATTCTTTACTTGGCACGACGAAACAT GTCCTCACACTGGGGATGTTTCATTCAGCACGTGCAACTGCTTGCTGCAAACTCATCAGCATTGAGAAATTCAAAACATATTTCTCCTGATGCTCTTCTGCAGTTAACATCAGATAAACGCAGAGTCTTGTCCCGTGAATGCAAAACAAGTTCCCAGAAACAGTTTCATGCAGTGATAGCTGGGTCACTTTTATCTTCTGCTGGTCAATGCCATGGAACTAGTCAATCTGCACTTTGGCTGCCTTTTGACCTGTTTCTGGAAGACAGTATGGATGGATCACAAGTGACGGCTACAGGTGCCGTTGAAATTCTCACTG GTTTAGCAAAGGCTCTTCAAGCTGTGAATCAAACTTCTTGGCAGGATGCATTTATTGGCCTATGGATTTCGGTTCTACGGCTCGTTCAAAGG GAAAGGGATCCCAGTGAAGATCCTGTGCCTCGTCTAGATACGTGCTTGTGCATATTATTGTCGGTCATACCGCTtgtaattttgaatattattgaggAGGAGGAGACTGCCCTGATAAATGAAGCTGAGGTCAGAGTCACCAgtcaaaggaaaaagaatctCTCAGGAAGGTGTCGCAGGGATTTAGTTTCTAGCCTGCAGCAATTGGATGATTATGAAAGCTTGTTGACTCCACCCTTGCCTGTAATTCCAGTAGCCAATCAGGCTGCTGCCAAAGCAATGATGTTTCTTTCTGGTGTAGCAGTCGGGAGTGGATACCTCGATGGTGCGAGTTTTAATGACATGCCAGGAAATTGTA CTGGAAACTTGAGGCATCTAATTGTCGAGGCTTGTATTGCTCGAGGTCTTTTGGACACATCAGCATATTTATGGCCTGGTTATGTAAAAGGTCGCTGCAACCAAGTACCTCGAAGCGTTTCTGGTCACATGCCTGGTTGGTCATCATTGCTGAAGGGGTCCCCTCTAACACCTGTGATGGTGAATGCCTTGGTTTCAACTCCAGCGTCAAG CTTAGCAGAGATAGAGAAAATATATGAGATCGCTGTTGGTGGTTCAGATGATGAGAAGTTATCTGCTGCAACAATCCTATGTGGGGCGTCTCTGATTCGTGGTTGGAACATACAG GAACATACTGTTCTTTTGATAACAAAGTTGCTATCACTCATAGTTCCTGCAGATTATTCTGGGGTTGAGAGCCATTTGAGAGCTTATGCTCTGTTTCTGGATGTTCTCCTTGTCGGGATATCATCTTCTGATTGTATTCAGATTTTTAATTTACATGGCATG GTTCCCCAACTTGCGGGCAAATTGATGCCCATCTGTGAGGTCTTCGGATCATGTTCGCCCAAGGCATCATGGACTCTTCCGACAGGGGAAGAAATATCTTCCCACGTTGTGTTCTCCAATGCATTTACTCTTCTGCTGAAACTATGGAGGTTTGATCGTCCTCCTCTAGAACACGTTACGGGAGATGTGGCTCCCATGGGATCCAAATTAACTCCAGAGTACCTGTTATTAGTTCGCAACTCCCAGCTAGCATCTTACGCAACCACACCTAAGGATCAACTTAAAAGCAAAAGGCTGTCAAAATTTGCAAGCCCATCTCCGTCAGAACCCATATATATGGAATCCTTTCCTAAATTGAAACGCTGGTACAGGCAGCATCAAGAATGCATAACTTCAACCCTCCCTTGTCTCGTACATGGGAGTTCTGTTCATCAGATTGTGGATGGGCTTTTGAACATGATGTTTAGAAAAGTGAATAGAGGTGGTCAACCTCAGACTTCTACAACTTCTGGTAGCAGTAATTCATCTGGGTCTGCGTTGGAAGATGCCTCTCGTCAACTAAAATTACCAGCTTGGGACCTTATGGAAGCTGTTCCCTTTGTGCTTGATGCTGCTTTGAGTGCGTGTGCCCATGGGAGGTTGTCTCCTCGCGAACTTGCGACAG GTCTCAAAGATCTTGCTGATTTTCTTCCTGCATCCATGGCTACCATTGTAAGTTACTTTTCTGCTGAAGTAACTCGGGGTATTTGGAAGCCTGCTTCAATGAATGGTACTGATTGGCCAAGCCCTGGAGCAAATTTAGCCATTGTCGAGCAACAGATTAAAAAAATCTTGGCTGGCATTGGTGTTGATGTTCCAAGTCTCGTTGCAG GAGGAAGCTCTCAAGCTACGCTGCCTTTACCCTTGGCTGCGCTTATAAGCCTAACAATAACCTACAAATTAGACAGGGCCAGCGAGCGATTACTATTTCTGATCGGCCCAGCTTTGGACAACCTTGCAGCTGGTTGCCCATGGCCATGTTTGCCGATTATAGCCTCCTTGTGGGCTCAGAAAGTAAAGCGTTGGAGCGACTTCCTTATTTTCTCAGCTTCCCGTACTGTCTTCCACCACAACAGCGATGCTGTAGATCAGCTCCTAAGACAATGCTTCTCTTGCACTCTGGGTCTAACCCCCACTCTCACCTCTAGCAATGGTGCTGTGGGTGCCCTTCTGGGCCATGGATTTGGTTTCCATTTCTCTGGCGGGATTTCTCCGGTGGCTCCTGGAATACTCTACTTACGAGTCCACCGGGCTGTCAGAAACATCATGTTCATGTCAGAGGAAATTGTTTTCCTCCTAATGCGCTCTGTTAAAGATATTGCAAGTTTCGGTTGTAGAGACAAAATGGGGCCCTCTAAGAGGACTAAGAATGGGATGAGGTATGGCCAGGTTTCTCTTGCTACGGCCATGACACGTGTCAAGCTCGCAGCAACCCTAGGAGCTTCTTTAGTTTGGATAACTGGAGGATTAAACTTGGTTCAAGCGTTAATTAAGGAAACTTTGCCTTCTTGGTTCATATCAGTTCACAAATCAGACCCTGATGGAACGGAATCCGGTGGGATGGTTCCTATGCTTAGTGGCTGTGCTCTTGCATACTTTGCAGTGCTTTCGGGTACATTTGCTTGGGGAGTGGACTCGTCATCGCCGTCATCTAAGAGGCGGAGGAATGTTCTTGGGGCCCACTTGGAATTCCTAGCGAGCGCGCTTGATGGGAAAATATCGCTGGGTTGTGACTGCGTGACATGGCGGGCTTATGTGTCGGGTTTTGTTAGCTTGATGGTCGGGTGTACGCCGATGTGGATGTTGGAAGTGGACGTGAGCGTATTGAAGAGACTGAGCAAGGGGTTGTGTTTGTGGAACGAGGAAGAATTGGCTCTGGCCCTTCTTGGCATTAGTGGGGTTGGTACAATGGGTGCAGCTGCTGAATTGATCATTGAAAGTgaatctttttga